The Carcharodon carcharias isolate sCarCar2 chromosome 17, sCarCar2.pri, whole genome shotgun sequence DNA segment TAAACCAGGAAAAAGGCCACTCGGTTCTTGTTCTAGCTGGTCCAGCTAAAGGATCCAGATGTTTCCTGATGTTGTCCGATAGCTTCCCCTCCCTGCAGGCAGAATTTCTCCAATGTTTCTCACCCTTTGAGGGATGAGGCTCATCCTGCGAGCAGCGTTCAATTCCATTTTGCGCTTGTTTAAATCCaccccctccagcctcacttTGCCAACCTAGTTTCATGTCATATCCTGGGTACTTGTTTACAGAGTCACGGAGGCCATGACAGTGAAgaaggccaatcggcccattgtGCTGGTGCTTTCTCTCCAGCCAAACCTTTGGAATTAATTTACAGTCAGTGCCCACTTATAAAGGGTTCCACATTCTCAGTATAGAAGACAATCCTTAACCTCCTCCTTCCTCTGTCTAATGTCAAACCCTCAGTCCGTGCCCCTGAGTTACCCATTCACCAATCAGGAGAAACACAAGTTACCCTCTCAAAATCCATCATAAATTGGGCAAGCTCCAATACACTGCCTCTTGAACCTTCTCTTTTCCTGGTGCTAAATGATCCTAAATGCTTGAAATGTTCCATCTTCACTTTGTTCTCCTCTCTGTAATGAATCTGCACTTTCCCCTTTCCCCTGGTCTCTCTATCCTGGATGCAGTATGGACAGATTACAGCAAACAGGTAacgaaaaaaattgcatttaaattgcacctttcacaacttaaGGACATCCCaacgtgctttacagccaatggaacaTTTTTTAAGCATGGaggctgttgtaatgtaggaagcacagcagccagtttgtgctcagctagctcccacaaacagcaatgtgataatgagcagatcatttgttttaatgatgttaACTAAGGGTTAAATATTAGTCAGGACAGCGGAGAGAActcagataaaaacagaaaatgctggaaaaactcaacaggtctgacagcatctgtggagagagagttaacgttttgaatccgtatgagtcttcttcagacctgctctgaagtagagtcatacggactcgaaacgttaactctgtttctctctccacaggtgctaccagacctgctgagtttttccagccttttctgtttttatttcagatttccaacatctgcagtgttttgcttttatcactggaGAGAACTCCCCTTTTCTTTaaaagagggcagacagggccttgatgtagcatctaaaagatggcacctctgacagtgcagcaccccctcagtactgcactggtgtgtcagccAGCATCATGGCCTAAAGTCTCTGGGGCggggcttgaacccacgaccttccgactcagaggtgagagcgtTACTGAGGCAAGCTGATAGTTGGATAACTCATTCTTTGTCATTTCTCCTCGCGGACGGAGGTTAAAATCTCAGGAATTCTTGTTCAAACTTGAGGCTGCAGTGAAGCCCATTTCTGCTTTGCTATCAAGCATTAGCCAGGTTCCATTGGGATGGGGATTGCCAACCCTCCGGGATTCTCCGGGAACGAAGGATTCTGCTCGTGGGCTTTGCTGCCAGTCGAGAGCGAAAAATCATAAGGGCATTAAAAACTGTGGGCTGAGTTTTAGGTGGTCTCGGCAGGCATAGTTCccgcggggaggtgggggggcacgTAACATGGGGTGGGCACCCATCCCACCAAACACCACCGCCCGCCCCCAAAATACGTAGGGCAGGTGGGTGCTGAAATCTGCAGCCCGTATTTAAACGGACAATTAGGCTTGTGACCAGGCCAACTGACCCTGATGATACGCTGTCCACACCATGGAAGTTATGGCTTGGGCCACACTTTCCCCCAGCTCTCCCCACATTCCCCCGGTTCTTCCTGATTCCCCCCATTCTCTTCccgcttccccacccccatcGCCCGGTtctcccccacattcccccccccaccccttccggCTACCGCCGcttcctcccattccccccccccccaccaagggcCGAATTCCCCCCAAATCCCACTGCTTTTTGTTACAACCCTTGGCACGGCACTCACGTTCAGGTACCACTAAGCCTCAGGCCTCCCTCCGGGTCTctcttccccacgccccccccctcatcacacccctcccccaccattttggtgagtgagggtAGGTGACtgggtgtgggtgacagagggagggtgggggtgccCCTGAACCACACAATAGGTGGATTTCCAACTCAGATTCTGTTACAAGACGatgtaatttgtttttttttaaagctggcgCATTGAACACCCATCGATATGGATTGCTGACATCACCTTTACTGTAAACATCCAATCCAGATACCTGACCtaatgttcactgataattacCCATCCAAATACAGGGCTGACCATGCTTATAATGTTAATTATAATTGTGTGCGCAAAGGGTGAGTGTGAAGGCTgagtgtgaggtgtaagtgtgagcgtatgtatgtgtgtgtgtgtgagaggggtgtatgtgtgagtgtgaggggtaggtgtgtgtgtgaggggtgggtgtgtgagtgtgaggagtgcatgtgtgtgtgagaggggtgggtgtgtgaggggtgggtgtgtgtgtgtgtgaggggtgggtgtgtgaggggtgggtgtgtgagtgtgaggtgtgggtgtgtgagtgaggggggtgggtgtgtgagtgtgaggggtgggtgtgtgagtgaggggggtgggtgtgtgagtgaggggggtgggtgtgtgagtgtgaggtgtgggtgtgtgagtgaggggtcggtgtgtgagtgtgaggggtgggtgtgggtgtgaggattgtgcgtgtgtgtgagaagggtgggtgtgtgtgtgagaagggtgggtgtgtgagtgtgaggggtgggtgtgtgagaggtgggtgtgtgaatgtgaggggtgcctatgtgagtgtgaggggtgggtgtgtgaggggtgggtgtgtgtgtgtgaggggtgggtgtgtgtgtgtgtgaggggtgggtgtgtgagtgaggggggtgggtgtgtgagtgtgaggggtgggtgtgtgagtgggggggggggtgtgtgagtgtgaggtgtgggtgtgtgagtgaggggtcggtgtgtgagtgtgaggggtgggtgtgggtgtgaggagtgtgcgtgtgtgtgagaagggtgggtgtgtgagtgtgaggggtgggtgtgtgagaggtgggtgtgtgaatgtgaggggtgcctatgtgagtgtgaggggtgggtgtgtgaggggtgggtgtgtgtgtgtgtgaggggtgggtgtgtgaggggtgggtgtgtgagtgtgaggtgtgggtgtgtgagtgaggggggtgggtgtgtgagtgaggggggtgggagtgtgagtgtgaggggtgggtgtgtgagtgaggggggtgggtgtgtgagtgaggggggtgggtgtgtgagtgtgaggggtgggtgtgtgagtgaggggtgtgggtgtgtgtgaggggggtgggtgtgtgaatgtgaggtgtgggtgtgtgagtgaggggtcggtgtgtgagtgtgaggtgtgggtgtgtgagtgaggggggtgggtgtgtgagtgaggggggtgggtgtgtgagtgtgaggggtgggtgtgtgagtgtgaggtgtgggtgtgtgagtgaggagggtgggtgtgtgagtgagggggtgggtgtgtgagtgtgaggggtgggtgtgtgagtgaggggggtgggtgtgtgagtgaggggggtgggtgtgtgagtgtgaggtgtgggtgtgtgagtgaggggtcggtgtgtgagtgtgaggggtgggtgtgtgagtgtgaggggtgggtgtgtgagaggtgggtgtgtgaatgtgaggggtgcctatgtgagtgtgaggggtgggtgtgtgagtgtgaggggtgggtgtgtgagaggtgggtgtgtgaatgtgaggggtgcctatgtgagtgtgaggggtgggtgtgtgagtgtgaggggtgggtgtgtgagaggtgggtgtgtgagtgtgaggggtgcttttgtgagtgtgaggggtgggtgtgtgagtgtgaggggtgcttttgtgagtgtgaggggtgggtgtgtgagtgtgaggggtgggtgtgtgagtgtgaggggtgagagggatgggagagtgtgtgtctagcTCACCCCCAATCTCAGagttctcattcactctccccctcatccccacacaccatcatGCACTCTCACGCACTATCAAAtcaggtgagggggagtgagtgagcacccgagactgggagtgagctggacacactcACCCTTCCACATTCTAACAgtcatctttatttattactctattcttaaatgatcaatttattgttttgacacatttttgctcagcaagttgttttttTTCAGATGTCATGTTTATTTTttataattcatgtttaatgtgccATAACTTATTGTTCCAAAATTTGTtcatcagccccttgagtgagaaaaaaattgaaatgtacacccccctctcccacccccacccccccacaacgtaaaaaggttggacaagcctgctgtatgctgccccatcaaacactcccaggacagatacagcacagggttagatacagagtaaagttccctctacactgtcaccatcaaacactcccagggcaggtacagcacggggttagatacagagttaaactccctctgtactgtccccgtcaaacattcccaggacaggtacagcacggggttagatacagagtaaagctccctctatactgttcccatcaaacactcccaggagaggtacagcacggggttaaatacagagtaaagctccgtctacactgtccccatcaaacactcccagaacaggtacagcacgggttagatacagaacaaTTCCCAATGTGAGTAACCATATAATGTTTCTCCCTTTAACAGTATCACTGTGAACTGGGATGTGTTTAAGTAATGCAGCTAAAAATCCCTTATACATGGCGGTCATGTAACACCTGCTCAAGGCCGTGTTGATAACCCTCTGTGTTCTTGTGATCTGCCAGTTCATTTCCCCTCATCTTTTATTCTCCATCTGGCTGCCAGTCGCTCACTCTCAGCAGCTGGTCTTGTTAATGCCCCACGAGGTTTCCTGCCCTGAGTTGTGCTGTAATGCCAAGGCCCTGGGAGATTCAATCTGTCATCATTTGTTAATGGATGACAGAAGTCGGGCTCCTCGGATTTAATTCAGAAAACTTTCTCTCCTCCCCTTTCCATTTGCACTCaccaatcctgctctcctctcccctcattcTCCATTCCCCATACTACCTTCTCACTTCTGTCCCcactcctcccttcccctcctgtCACCTCCAAGCATCTCCTCTCCCTTCCTATCATCGCCTCTCCACCTTCCCTCCCCAGCCCTCTCTCCACTTTTTaccattccctctcccttcccctgccatcccctactcctcccctcccctgctaAACCATCCTGACACCCAGCCCTACCACTTcctcccaccatctcccctccatTCATTTACCTACCTCCTCTCAGTTGTGTTAACACCCTCTATCTATCACCATCACCAGATTCACCACTATAGTGTGTTATGGGACCTGTGTTTAGTGCCAAAGGCTGAACCAGTGGCCTGGACCTACTTTGAAGGGTTCAGGGTGAGAATGCTCTGAAGGACAGTATTCCTATCCAGAATGCCTGCCTGTACTCGGTTGGCGGGACTGACACTGGTTGAAAAACCGGCAAATACCTGTGTAGCAAACCTGATGCTTTTGGAGCAGGTTCCGAGGTGAGATTGCCAGTGTGTGTTCAGCTGTTAGAATCCTGGAGATTCACAGATAGACAAGAGCACCCGGAAGAGGAAGGATTGGCCAATCATTAGAAAAGCAGTTGGCCCTGTGAAATGCTTGTTTTGTGCCAGTAGAGGGGAGTTTGCTATAGCTCCATgaaacaagaggaggccattcagcctctcaaacctGTTACACCACCCAATCAGATCAAGGCTAATTTATCTCTTAACATCAGCTACACACCTtagttctgtaacccttaatccccctacccaacaaaaatctatcaaccacAGTTTTGAAAATTTTTAACTGACTGCCAGTCTCAACAGCTTTTTtgggggagaaagttccagatttccactcccctttgtgtgatgaagtgcttcctgacatcacccctgaatggtctGGCTcaaattttaaggttctgcccccttgttctggactccccttcccccaccagaggaaacactTTCTCTGTttctaaccaatcaaatccttaAAAACTTTGATTAGGCCCcatattcaagggaatacaagctgaGTCTATGCAATCTGACATCTTAGCTTAACCCTTTTAACCCTGGTGTCATTCTGCagaatctgcactgcacccctccacccccgcccccacccccctccaaggCTGACATACCTTTCCTGGGGCGTGGTGCCCAAGACAACATACAATTACTCCAGTGTCCAAACCAGAGCTCTATACCCCAGCTGGCCTATACCCTGCGGCACCTCATTACCCAACTAAGTAACATCCCTTTGGGAGCAAAGGATAGGGCATTCTCAGTGTGAAAGCTCAAAAAATGCGTCAGTTCTCCCCAGGTCCTTGACCCTGAATCAGAACTAGAATGGACAGGCTCAAAAAGCCTTGGATAAACCTGGGATGCTATAAGAAAAATCAGGATCCCAGTGACAAAGCGCGCGTTGTTCTCCAAACTCCTCCTGATtcatgtcgaagggtcatgaggactcgaaacgtcaactcttttcttctccgccgatgctgccagacctgctgagtttttccaggtaattctgtttttgttttcctcctgattcatGTTGCTTTTCTCCTCACTCATCCTGATTCATTCAGCTTTCTCAGTCAGCCTCTGGTCAATAACAATTACACATTCCCATTTTCAATTGATATTTGGTACTTTTATTCTTTAATCTCTGTGGAAGTTCCAGAACATTTTCTCAGCTCTGTCAATTGATGGTACTTTTTCAGTTATGTGGAAGGGACTTCAGAAACCTTGGAGGAGACGGATTGAAGCTCTGTGAGTTGTCCTCTGAAGCAATAATATGGTCTTTATCCAGTTGGTTTCCAtggctacacagtgcccatctcGCGTGCGCCAATGAATGGACAGGGCTGTACATGACAGACATATGGCACTGGGACCATAGGCAGGATGGCTGCTGTTGAGAGAAAGGGATGGAAGCTTTCATTTCCCTCATCATCCCTTTCATTACAATGATGTCTGTAGCCCATGAGATCCTTGATTTTTTTTACTTTTAAGAATTCTTTCATGGGAGttgggtgtcgctgactaggccagcatttattgcccatccctaatgcccttgagaaggtggtggtgagctgccttcttgaaccgctgcagtccatgtggtgtaggtacacccacagtgctgttagggagggagctccaggattttgacccagtgacagtgaaggaacggtgatatatttccaagtcagaatggtgaatggcttggaggggaacttgtaggtggtggtgtccccatgtgtctgctgcccttgtccttcgagaagATAGTAGTCctggttttggaaggtgcagtcaaaggagccttagtgaattcctgcagtgcatcttgtagatggtacacactgcggccaCTGTGcacagatggtggagggagtgaatgttgaaggtggtggatggagtgtcaatcaatcggactgctttgtcctggatggtgtcaagtttcttgagtgttattggagctgcacacatccaagcgagattccaacatactcctgtgccttgcaggtggtgaacagattttggggagtcaggaggtgagttactcacctcagaattcccagtctctgacctgctcttgtagttgcTACACTTGAATTTCTGGTTAATGTTGACCCCAGCAtactgatggtgggggattcggtgatgataATGCCGTGGAACGTCATGGGGAAATGGTTAGGCTCTGTCACTATCACAACTTGTAGGTGGTGAaaaggctttgggtagtcaggataTGAGCCACTTGCCCTGACCTGCTCCAGCAGCCACAACGTTTATGTGGTTGCCAATCCTTGGATTCCATAACAGACTCGGCACTCTTCCCACGCAAGCGCATCACCTCAGATCCTGATGCTGCCCTCGCTGGTGCAcacttcatagaatcacagacagACTATtacggcacaggaggaggctgttCAGCTTATCAATACCCTGGCTGGTTTCCTCTCTTTGCCAGCCATGGACGTGAAAGCTTGGGGAATTGGCCAATGGGTTGATTCAGCAGGGATCAGGGCTTGGATCTGGGATCTTTTGGGCCTTAATGTTTTGGGCAATCTATCTATCAACTGATCCATTGGAGAAGCAACATTGTTTTTTAGTTAAGTGGTTGAAATTATAATTGCAAATAAAACATGCATTTTACCCAGTTGCCAACTGTCAAATGTTAATCCTCAAGGGTGATGATATTTTGTCATTTCAATATTTTCACTCTCTTCTCCCAAAAGGTGTCAAGGGCACCTTAACATGCTCTCTACTCTTGAACCAGAAGGAGGCTGTCTCAAATATAACAAGCAATAAAATAAATGTTTAGATTGGCAAGGCCTTGACAATGGTACAGAGGAGATTgactagaatgataccaggggtgaggcacttcagttatgtagagagactggagaagttgggattgttctttttagagcagagaagactaagttGAGATTTcatcaaggtgttcaaaatcaggaagagttttgatagagtaactaaggagaaactgtttccactggcagggtgGTCAGTGATcggaggtcacagatttaaggtaattggcaaattaGCCAGGGGCAATGAGGAgtatttttcacacagcaagttgttgtgatctggaatgtgctgcctgaaagggtggtggaagcagattcaatagtaactttcaaaaggggattggttaaatatttaaataggaaaataaTGCAAGACcataagagcaggggagtgggactaaatgggtagctctaccaaagagcctGCACAaaaatgatgggccaaatggtctctttctgtgatgtattattctatgattctactacCTCGCTGTCCAACTTAAGACCTTCAATCTTTTTCATATGGATTAGCAATTGAGTTGGCAATGAAGTTATCATTCATTCATCCATTTGACATACATTTCACCAGTTGACTTGGCAGCCAACAGGATATTCTTCACTTCCATCTCTAACTTTATTGCCTTTTTGTCTCTCCTTCTTTATCAATACAGATAGCATTGAGGATGAATTTGAGCCTTCCACAGTGTGTCATCGACCTGAAGGCCTGGAGCAGCTTCAGGGGCAAACAAAGTTCACCAAGAAGGAACTCCAAGTCCTCTATCGGGGCTTCAAAACTGTGAGTCATCAGCTGAATAAAATGAGCCACTAGGTCTTAACTGTGGCAGACAACCATTGATTCCTGTAGCAcactctgagtcaggaggttgtgggttcaagctccagTCCAGAGACCTGAATACATGATTCAGGCTAACGCtctagtgtagtactgagggattgccgcactatcagaggtaCCATCTCTTGAATGAGACAataaactgagaccctgtctgtcctctcaggtggatgtaaaaaatcccatgacactattttgaaggagagcaggggagttctccccggtttCCTGgtcgatatttatccctcgatcaacatcacaACAACTTCACTATGAGGTGATTTTCTCATgaccacattgttgtttgtgagagcttgtttTGCACAAATTGGCgaccgtgtttcctacattgcaacagtgaccaaCCAAcattcagaagtacttcattgcctgtgAAGTGATTTGGagagtcctgaggttgtgaaaggtgtagAAATAAGAATTTGTTCTTTTTAATTTGACTGCGTAGTAATtcgccgcccaccccccccccccccaaccccgcatgGCAATAGATTGCAAACTGAATTTGATATTCTTCTGCCCTTTTGCTGCCAGGAGTGTCCCAGTGGTGTTGTTAACGAAGAGACATTTAAACAGATTTACTCCCAGTTCTTTCCTCAAGGAGGTGAGTGTGTAGCTCTACAAGAGTAAAATCATTATTTTACTGCTCTAGGAATCCAAGGGCCTTGACTAATACCCCAGAAAATGTGAATTCAAATCCACCTAATgatagtttgagaatttgaattttgttttaaaaatctaatgaaaCAATAAGCTAATTTCGGTTAAAGtgacactgcagcagtccaaaTATCATAACCAAAAGGAGCTCATTCatacccctttagggaaggatatctgccgaCCCTAACTGCTCCATGCCtataggtgactccagacccacaccgaATGTGGTTGACTGTGAATTAGCATCTAAAATTGCCTATCAAAttcactgggagtgtttgatggggacagtgtagagggagctttactctgtatctaaccccgtgctgtacctaccctgggagtgtttgatggggacagtgtagaggaagctttactctgtatctaaccctgtgctgtacctgccctgggagtgtttgatggggacagtacagagggagttttactctgtatctaaccccgagctgtacctgtcctgggagtgtttgatggggacagtgtagagggagctttactctgtatctaaccccgtgctgtacctgtcctgggagtgtttgatggggacagtgcagagggagctttactctgtatctaaccccgtgctgtacctgtcctgggagtgtttgatggggacagtgtagagggagctttactctgtatctaaccctgtgctgtacctgtcctgagagtgtttgatagAGATAGTATAGTAAGAAATGTCCTTCACCTTGTGCACTGAAAATAAGTGAATGAATGAACTGAATATTATTGTTTCCTGACTGAAGCTGTTGTGTTTTCCATTGCAGACTCCAGTATGTATGCACACTTCCTATTCAACGCTTTTGACACAGACCACAACGGCTCTGTCAGTTTCGAGGTCAGTGAGTTCTGGGATtcatggtgaggaggtggtgcagGGATGGGGCATCTTCTCCCCAGTGGGTGATGAAACACCAAAACAGACATTATAGGAATttgaaactctctcccacaaaaggtTGTGGATGTTGAGGGGAATTCATTATTTTCAAGCTGGAGGGCAGTGACTTTGTCTTGGGCTGATGTGTCAAGTGATACAGAGCAAAGATGAAGAAATGAAGTTGAGCTACAGATTAGCCTCAGTGTAATTGAGCAGATTCAGGGGGATACGGGACTGCTCCAGACTATAACTGTTCGCATCAGACATTCTCACTGCTGCTTGAAAATTTCTTACTGCTTCTCATCTTCTGTCCTTCTCGCAGAACTTTGTGACAGGTTTATCTGTGATTCTCCGTGGGACTATTGACGACAAACTCAGCTGGGCATTCAACCTATATGATTTAAACAAAGATGGCTGCATAACCAGAGAGGTAAAATGATAACAGAGGAGAGCATGAATTGGATGATTATCATTCCCTGTTATactcaagggagagagagagagggacagagacagacagagagagacagtgacagagagccagagacacagagagagacagagaaagacagagagagagacagcgacagagagacagagacagagaaagtgagagaaagacagagactgacagagaaagaaaaaggaaacTTACTTTGaatttagcacctttcacgacctctGGGCATCCCAAAATGGCTCAcagacaatgaaatacttttgaaatgtagtcacttatAATGTGAGAATATCCCATGTGAGCTTCAGTCAGGAACTGATTGCAGcaaaattacagaattgttatggggcagaaggaggccatttggcccattctgtctgcaccagctctccaattgAGCACCATGACAGAACAAGCACAATCCCAAGATTTCCCTGGGTGCAATCTTGACCCTCCCCCATGGTGGGTTAGGtagtggtttggggtgggggggggacataTAGCCagatgggagggtggtgggtggggactcCGCCACCTGCCTGTTCCCCCCCGCCCCATGAAATCCACAGCAGGAAGGCCACTGGATGGCCTTCTCACCCGC contains these protein-coding regions:
- the LOC121289592 gene encoding Kv channel-interacting protein 2-like isoform X1, giving the protein MEIDGLEMIAVLVVLALFVKVLEQFGLFEPVVIEGDSIEDEFEPSTVCHRPEGLEQLQGQTKFTKKELQVLYRGFKTECPSGVVNEETFKQIYSQFFPQGDSSMYAHFLFNAFDTDHNGSVSFENFVTGLSVILRGTIDDKLSWAFNLYDLNKDGCITREEMLDIMKSIYDMMGKYTYPTVREDSPQEHVETFFQKMDKNRDGVVTIEEFIETCQKDENIMKSMQLFENVI
- the LOC121289592 gene encoding Kv channel-interacting protein 2-like isoform X2, with protein sequence MEIDGLEMIAVLVVLALFVKVLEQFGLFEPGLSDSIEDEFEPSTVCHRPEGLEQLQGQTKFTKKELQVLYRGFKTECPSGVVNEETFKQIYSQFFPQGDSSMYAHFLFNAFDTDHNGSVSFENFVTGLSVILRGTIDDKLSWAFNLYDLNKDGCITREEMLDIMKSIYDMMGKYTYPTVREDSPQEHVETFFQKMDKNRDGVVTIEEFIETCQKDENIMKSMQLFENVI